CAAGGCGAGTAATCACTTGGTCAAGCTGCTTATCGTAGTGGTCGCTGGTGATGAAGAGGGTCAGATGGGGCGGTAGCCGGGGCGGCAGGTGGGTGTCGCGGGTGAGCAGCACCCGGTTCTCTGCCAACACCAGGCGCACCAGCCTGGCATCGTCGCCCCGCCAGTAGAGCGTATCGTAGCCTAACAGGCGAAGCCACTTAGCCAACCGACCCAACATCGCATCGGCCACAAACCGCATCGTTGTTCCATTCTTCATTGATCGTCTGTATCCTTGGTATGCTGAAGATACCCCGCGCACCAGTGACTATAGCATACCAATAGGTCGAACCTTGACAAGTCCTCAGAAAGGCAGGAGAATCGGCGCGATACAACGCTGTGAGTCGGGAACTTCTCTGCGGAAAGCCCCGTTTTGGTAATCGATACTGTGCGATGCGGCGAACTGTACCCACGTCACTGAGTGAACAATGAGTGCGAGAGCCAAGGTCTACCTGGAGACAACCGTCGTGAGCCACCTCACTGCGCGGCAGACCCGCGATCCGATCGTTGTTGCACACCAGACCGTAACGCGCCGATGGTGGAGGCACCGTAAGCGATTTGATCTCTATTGCTCGCATATCGTCGTAAGGGAAGCGGGCGAGGGCGATCCCGACGCGGTCAAACGCCGATTTGCTGTGCTCAGGGGCGTGCCCGCTCTGGAGACCAACGACGCCGTCAAAGCGCTTGCGGCCGCAGTTGCGAAGGCAGCAGCCCTACCGAAGAAGGCTACCGAGGATGCGCTCCATATCGCGTTGGCGACGGTTCACGGCATGGACTACCTGCTTACATGGAACTGCAAGCACATCGCGAATGCTGAGATTCGTAACGTGGTGGCCGCCGTGGCCTACAATCATGGGTACGGCGTCCCGGTCATCTGTACCCCAGAAGAGCTTATGGGAGAGTAACCGATGTGGAAAGATCCGATTGTCGAAGAAGTGCGACGTGTGCGCGAACGCCACGCCGCCAAGTACCGCTACGACCTCGACGCCATCTGTCAGGCCCTCAAGGAGGAAGAACGGCGGAGCAGACGAAAGCTCGTTTCGCTGCCGCCGAAGAAGCCGCAGCCCTGGGCGAAGGCCGGCTGAGTTGCGGTGGGGACGCCGACCTTGGCGCTCCAGGCGACAGTAAAATGAAGTGCTGTATCATCCGGCTGTGACTTGCCCTCGCAACCCCGTTAGGGGCCTCTCAGTCGCTCGCCGACGTACAACATCGCTGACAAGGACCAGACTATGATTACCGGTGACATCAAGAGCCAGGTCGATCGTATCTGGGATTCGTTCTGGTCGGGCGGCATCTCCAATCCGCTGGAGGTGATCGAGCAGATTACCTACCTGCTGTTCATCCGCAGGCTCGACGACCTGCACACGCTGGAGGAGAACAAGTCCGCCCGGCTCAAAAAGCCGATGGAGCGGCGAGTGTTCCCGGAAGGCAAGGGCCCCAGGGGCCGCGCGTACGAGGACTTTCGCTGGTCCCGCTTCAAGCACTTCGCGCCAGCCGAGATGTACACCGTGGTCAGTGAGCATGTCTTCCCCTGGCTCCGCACCCTCGGCGGCAACGGGTCCACGTATTCCCACCACATGAAGGATGCGCGTTTCACCATCCCCACGCCCGCGCTCCTGGCCAGGGTGGTGGACATGCTCGACCACGTCCCGATGGAGGAGCGCGACACTAAGGGCGACGTCTACGAGTACATGCTCGGTAAGATCGCCGCCGCCGGGCAGAACGGCCAGTTCCGGACGCCGCGCCACATCATCCGACTGATGGTTGAGCTGACGGCGCCGCAGCCCACCGACGTGATCTGCGACCCGGCCTGCGGGACGGCGGGCTTCCTTGTCGCGACAGGCGAGTACCTGCGCGAGCGCCACCCGAACCTTCTGCACAACGCGACGCTCAGGGAGCACTTCCACCATCGTATGTTTCACGGCTTTGACTTCGATAACACGATGCTGCGCATCGGCAGCATGAACATGCTGCTGCACGGCGTGGAGAACCCGGACATCCGCTACCGCGACTCGCTGGCGCAGGACCACGCGGGTGAGGAGGAGAAGTACACGCTGGTTCTGGCCAATCCGCCCTTCGCCGGCAGCCTCGACTACGAGAACACCGCCAAGGACCTGCTGCAGATCGTCAAGACCAAGCAGACGGAGTTGCTCTTCGTCGCGCTGTTCCTGCGGCTCTTGAAGCCGGGCGGCCGCGCCGCGGTGATCGTGCCCGACGGCGTGCTCTTCGGCTCCAGCAAGGCGCACAAGGAGCTGCGCCGCATTCTGGTGGAAGAGCAGAAGCTCGATGCCGTGGTGTCGTTGCCCGGCGGCGTCTTCAAGCCGTACGCGGGCGTCTCCACCGCGATCCTTATCTTCACTAAGACCAACTCCGGCGGTACCGACTACGTCTGGTTCTACGACGTCGAGGCCGATGGTTGGAGCCTCGACGACAAGCGCACGCCGCTCCTACCCGAGGAGAAACTCGGCCCTGTACCGCGCACGCCGCTCAGCGAAGAAGAATACAGCAAGAACAACCTGCCCGATGTGCTGACGCGCTGGCGCACTCTTCATCCCCTCGCCCCCGTGGAGGGAGAGGGTCAGGGTGAGGGGGAATTGAAACGCCCCCGTACCGCACAGAGCTTCTGCGTACCCAAGGCTGACATCATTGCGTACGGCTACGACCTTTCGCTCAACCGCTACAAGGAGGTGGTGCATGAGGAGGTCGAGCATCGCGCACCAAAGGCGATCCTGGCCGACCTCGCGAAGCTGGAGGAAGAGATTCAGCGGGGGATGAAGGAGTTGGAGGGGATGGTGGGATGATCACGCCAGCGTCGGTTGCAGTTGGCGATATGGTGGCACCTGTTTCATCTTGGACTCCTGAGCGAGATAATCCTGATGGGTCCTTTACCTATATTGACCTTAGTGCCGTTGATCAGGACAGTAAGGTGATCACCAGTGCACGTGAACTTCTGGGCCGACAAGCTCCGAGCAGAGCGCGGCAAATCGTGAGGTCTGGCGACGTCCTCGTATCCACTGTACGACCGAACTTGAATGGAGTTGCGCGTGTCCCACCGGAGCTTGACGGTGCAACAGCTTCAACCGGATTTTGCGTTCTTCGCCCGCATGCCGAGAAGTTGGACGGTGGGTATTTGTTTCACTGGGTTAGGTCTCCACGCTTCATCGGCGATATGGTCAGGAGAGCGACGGGTGCCAGCTACCCCGCTATTAGCGATCGAATCATCCTTGATTCGAAGCTGCCGGCATTACCCCTCCACGAGCAGCGGCGGATTGCGGAGATCCTGGACAAGGCGGACGCGCTGCGGGCCAAGCGCCGCGCCGCCCTCGCCCAACTCGACACCCTCACCCAATCCATCTTTCTCGACATGTTCGGCGACCCCGCCACGAACCCAAAGGGGTGGCCTGTTCGGAGGATTGGTGCCCTTCTTGAATCGGCATGCTATGGAACAAGCGAAAGGGCGGAGGCGAATGGCGAGTTCCCGGTGCTGAGGATGAACAATATCACGCGCACCGGCGAGATAGATTTCACGGACATGAAGTACATGGACTTGAAGGAGAGCCAACGTGAGCGCTACCTGGTACGAACTGGTGACGTACTGTTCAATCGGACCAATAGTGCCGAACTGGTAGGTAAGACCGCGATCTTCCGCGCGACACAACCGATGGCCTACGCAGGCTACCTGATCCGCTTGCGGATGAACCGCGACAACGATCCCGAGTACCTCTCTGCCTTTCTCAACACTGGATACACCAAGCGTGTGCTTCGCGGGATGTGCAAGAGCATCATTGGCATGGCGAATATCAACGCGACGGAGCTTCAGGCGATCACGATTCCCGAGCCGCCCTTCGTAAGCCAACGCGAGTTCGCACGTCGAGTGTTAGCCGTCGAGTCGCTGAAACGCACCCATCGAGCTTCGCTGACTGAACTTAATTTCCTCTTCGCCTCCCTCCAACACCGCGCCTTCCAGGGGGAGTTGTAGCCCATGCTCTTCGCTCCCCGCTTCACGATCACGAACCCGATCACGGCCTCGCTCACGGCCATTGAGCGGGCGCGCGGTTTTCTGGAGGCGGCGACGCTCTCGGAAGCGTGGATCGCGCGCATGAGCCAGCGCGCTCTGCTGCTGGAAGCGCATCATACGACACATATCGAGGGCACCCAACTCACGCTCGAACAGGCGGAGCGATTGTGGGCCGGCCAAGCGGTGAAGGAGGCGAGCAGGGACGATGTCCGCGAGCTGCTCAACTACCGCGAGGCATTCAACTTGGTCTCGGACTACCTGGGGAGCGGCGAGCCGATGACAGAAGGCTTGATCCGCGAGATTCACAAGCGGCTGGTCAAGGGCGTCCGCGGCGGCGCGGCCGATCCCGGCCGCTACCGCGCTACCCAGAACTACGTCGTCAACAGCCGGACGCGCGAGGTGATCTACACGCCGCCTCCCCCGGAGCAGGTGCCGCCGCTGATGCGCGAGCTTGTGGAATGGTTGCGCGCGGATACCGGTGTGCACCCGGTACTGGTGTCCGGCATCGCGCAGTTCCAGCTTGTGCACATCCATCCGTTCGTGGACGGCAACGGCCGGACGTCGCGGCTGCTCTCTACGCTCTGCCTGTACCGCACGGGCTACGACTTCAAGCGTCTGTTCACGTTGAGCGAGTTCTACGACCGCGATCGGAGCCCGTTCTACGCTGCGCTGCAGTTGGTGCGCGAGCAGGATATGGATCTTACCGGCTGGCTGGAGTATTTCGTCGAAGGTCTCGCCACACAAATGAGCGAGGTTAAGCAGCGCGGCGTACTGGCGATCCGCCGCGACGTCCTCGTTCGTGAGCATGGCCTGAACGAGCGGCAGGCCGTGGCCGTGGAGGTGATGCTGGAGCATGGCGACCTCGGGATTGAGGAGTTCGAGGCGCTCACTCCAGGAGTCCACCGCCGCACGCTTCAGCGCGATCTGAAGGGTCTGGTCGAGACAGGCATTGCGACCACTTACGGCGCAGCGCGGGCGGTCCGTTATCACCTCAAAAAGAGATACTTACGATGAATCGTGGCAGTATCGCGACACGGATTGCGACAGTATCGCGACGGCTATCGCGACAGGCGTAAGGCTTTTCAAGGTACAAATCGGCAGGAGCGGGATGACGGTGACCATGAGCCAGTTCGCCTTTATCGAGCGCGAATGGTCGGCGGTCTTTGACGCGGCGGCGAGGGCCGAGGCCGCCGTCGATGCCGACCCGCGCACGGCGTGCTTCTATGCCCGTCGGGCACTCGAACTGGCCGTGAGCTGGGCCTACAAGCACGATGCGGCACTCAAGCTGCCCTATCAGGACAACCTCGCCGCACTGATCCACGAACCGAGCTTCAAGCAGACGGCGGGCGAGGCGGTGTTCAGCAAGGCGCGGGTGATCAACACGCTCGGCAACCGCGCCGTGCACAGCCATCGCGCCATCCCCACGGAAGACGCGCTGGCCGCGTTGCGCGAGCTGTTCCACGTGGCCTATTGGTTCGCCCGCACCTACGGAAGGATAGGGCGTCCCGCGCCAGGACTCGCCTTCGATGCGGCAGCACTGCCCAAAGTCCCGCCGTCACCGCAGCAGACCCCCGAGCAGTTGCGGACGCTGGAGGCGAGCCTACGCGAGCGGGACGAAAAGCTTGCGGCGATACTCGCGGACAGGGGCGCCCTCGACGAGGAACTGAAGCGCCTCCGCGCCGAGGTGGCCAAGATCAAGCTGGTTGCCACCGCCCAGGCGGATACCCACGACTACTCCGAGGCCGAGACCCGCGACTACTTCATCAACCTGCTGCTCAAGGAGGCGGGCTGGCCGCTCAGCCAGCCGCGCGACCGCGAGTTCGAAGTCAGCGGCATGCCCAATACAGAGGGCAAGGGCTTTGTAGACTACGTGCTGTGGGGTGACGACGGCAAGCCGCTGGGCCTCGTCGAAGCCAAGCGAACGCGACGCGACGCGCGCGTCGGCCAGCAGCAAGCCAAGCTCTACGCGGACTGCCTGGAGCAACAGTTCGGTCAGCGGCCGCTTATCTTTTACTCCAACGGTTACGAGCACTGGCTCTGGGATGATACCCGGTACCCGCCGCGCCAGGTGCAGGGCTTCTACAAGAAGGCGGAGCTGGAGCTCCTGGTCCAGCGTCGCGGGACGCGC
The sequence above is drawn from the Candidatus Methylomirabilota bacterium genome and encodes:
- a CDS encoding Mut7-C RNAse domain-containing protein, with protein sequence MKNGTTMRFVADAMLGRLAKWLRLLGYDTLYWRGDDARLVRLVLAENRVLLTRDTHLPPRLPPHLTLFITSDHYDKQLDQVITRLGLSPGIGCLCMRCNLPLEPADKVGLQGEIPEFVWRTQERFARCPGCLRIYWEGTHYARMMETIERVSAAKKGNGRCA
- a CDS encoding SAM-dependent DNA methyltransferase, with protein sequence MITGDIKSQVDRIWDSFWSGGISNPLEVIEQITYLLFIRRLDDLHTLEENKSARLKKPMERRVFPEGKGPRGRAYEDFRWSRFKHFAPAEMYTVVSEHVFPWLRTLGGNGSTYSHHMKDARFTIPTPALLARVVDMLDHVPMEERDTKGDVYEYMLGKIAAAGQNGQFRTPRHIIRLMVELTAPQPTDVICDPACGTAGFLVATGEYLRERHPNLLHNATLREHFHHRMFHGFDFDNTMLRIGSMNMLLHGVENPDIRYRDSLAQDHAGEEEKYTLVLANPPFAGSLDYENTAKDLLQIVKTKQTELLFVALFLRLLKPGGRAAVIVPDGVLFGSSKAHKELRRILVEEQKLDAVVSLPGGVFKPYAGVSTAILIFTKTNSGGTDYVWFYDVEADGWSLDDKRTPLLPEEKLGPVPRTPLSEEEYSKNNLPDVLTRWRTLHPLAPVEGEGQGEGELKRPRTAQSFCVPKADIIAYGYDLSLNRYKEVVHEEVEHRAPKAILADLAKLEEEIQRGMKELEGMVG
- a CDS encoding restriction endonuclease subunit S, with the protein product MVRRATGASYPAISDRIILDSKLPALPLHEQRRIAEILDKADALRAKRRAALAQLDTLTQSIFLDMFGDPATNPKGWPVRRIGALLESACYGTSERAEANGEFPVLRMNNITRTGEIDFTDMKYMDLKESQRERYLVRTGDVLFNRTNSAELVGKTAIFRATQPMAYAGYLIRLRMNRDNDPEYLSAFLNTGYTKRVLRGMCKSIIGMANINATELQAITIPEPPFVSQREFARRVLAVESLKRTHRASLTELNFLFASLQHRAFQGEL
- a CDS encoding type II toxin-antitoxin system VapC family toxin translates to MSARAKVYLETTVVSHLTARQTRDPIVVAHQTVTRRWWRHRKRFDLYCSHIVVREAGEGDPDAVKRRFAVLRGVPALETNDAVKALAAAVAKAAALPKKATEDALHIALATVHGMDYLLTWNCKHIANAEIRNVVAAVAYNHGYGVPVICTPEELMGE
- a CDS encoding Fic family protein; the protein is MLFAPRFTITNPITASLTAIERARGFLEAATLSEAWIARMSQRALLLEAHHTTHIEGTQLTLEQAERLWAGQAVKEASRDDVRELLNYREAFNLVSDYLGSGEPMTEGLIREIHKRLVKGVRGGAADPGRYRATQNYVVNSRTREVIYTPPPPEQVPPLMRELVEWLRADTGVHPVLVSGIAQFQLVHIHPFVDGNGRTSRLLSTLCLYRTGYDFKRLFTLSEFYDRDRSPFYAALQLVREQDMDLTGWLEYFVEGLATQMSEVKQRGVLAIRRDVLVREHGLNERQAVAVEVMLEHGDLGIEEFEALTPGVHRRTLQRDLKGLVETGIATTYGAARAVRYHLKKRYLR